One segment of Salvia splendens isolate huo1 chromosome 20, SspV2, whole genome shotgun sequence DNA contains the following:
- the LOC121782705 gene encoding pyridoxal 5'-phosphate synthase-like subunit PDX1.2: protein PPLISASEFRFHLHRVGHFVEAQVLEQIGVDYIDESEELGIADENHFINKHNFGVAFVCGCRDLGEALRRVREGSAMIRTQGEIEGLGNVVETVGSVRKIMGEFRVLSNMDEDEVFAFAKRIGAPYDIVVQAKQMGRLPVVQFAAGGIATLADAALVMQLGCDGVFLGQEVFDCDDPYKRIRAIVQAVRNYNDPVEVAQASSGLNLDDNRFRMFGPGDAY from the coding sequence CCTCCACTAATCTCTGCTTCTGAATTTCGATTCCACCTCCATCGCGTCGGCCATTTCGTGGAGGCGCAGGTTCTGGAGCAGATTGGGGTCGATTACATCGACGAGAGCGAGGAATTGGGGATCGCCGACGAGAATCACTTCATCAACAAGCACAATTTCGGGGTGGCGTTTGTGTGCGGCTgccgcgatttgggggaggcgCTGCGGAGGGTGAGAGAGGGCTCCGCCATGATCCGGACGCAGGGGGAAATTGAGGGTTTGGGGAATGTGGTGGAGACGGTGGGGAGTGTGAGGAAAATTATGGGGGAATTTAGGGTTTTGAGTAACATGGATGAAGACGAGGTTTTCGCCTTTGCGAAGCGAATTGGGGCGCCCTACGACATTGTGGTGCAGGCGAAGCAAATGGGGCGGCTGCCGGTGGTGCAATTTGCTGCTGGGGGGATTGCGACGCTGGCTGATGCGGCATTGGTGATGCAGTTGGGGTGTGATGGGGTGTTTTTGGGGCAGGAGGTTTTTGATTGTGACGATCCATATAAGAGGATTCGAGCCATTGTGCAGGCAGTTAGGAATTATAATGATCCGGTGGAGGTGGCACAGGCGAGCAGCGGTTTGAATCTCGATGATAACAGGTTCCGGATGTTTGGACCTGGAGATGCTTACTGA
- the LOC121780570 gene encoding rop guanine nucleotide exchange factor 12-like yields MVRGLEEEKEHLRAKLGQFKGMFDGIRHSKSLVIDTNGADDDSLSKSQATSPLPEPNDQQPAPPVEPRTEAVKPNDAPPPQPRGPPSDLDMMKEKFAKLLLGEDMSGGGKGVPSALALSNAITNLAASAFGEQKKLEPMAPETKARWKKEIDWLLSVTDHIVEFVPSKQKAKDGSNMEIMITRQRTDLHMNIPALKKLDGMLLDCLDNFKDQNEFYYEKGPSNNEKWWIPTPKVPPNGLSEVTRKWLQYQKDSVNQVLKAAMAINAQVLTEMEIPESYIEALPKNGRASLGDAMYKSITDEFFDPDVFLQSVDLSSEHKILDLKNKIEASVVIWERKMIAKDSKPAWGSAVSMEKREIFEDRAETILLILKHRFPGVPQSDLDINKIQYNRNVGHAILESYSRIIESLAFTVLSRIDHVMLIDSQASGDQVKKPFTPPKSDADSPTSKPTLLDFMDWENGEPDPNKDEPPPPIKPTIIATNKRFLEKLENLSGLKSPSLRH; encoded by the exons ATGGTGCGCGGGTTAGAGGAGGAGAAGGAGCATTTGAGAGCCAAGTTGGGGCAGTTTAAGGGGATGTTTGATGGGATCAGGCACAGTAAGAGTTTGGTCATCGACACTAATGGTGCTGACGATGATAGCCTCTCCAAGAGCCAGGCTACCAGCCCCCTGCCCGAGCCCAATGACCAACAGCCGGCTCCCCCTGTTGAACCACGGACCGAGGCTGTTAAGCCTAACGATGCCCCCCCTCCTCAGCCGAGAGGGCCGCCTTCAG ATTTGGATATGATGAAGGAAAAGTTTGCAAAGTTGCTTCTAGGAGAGGATATGTCCGGTGGTGGAAAAGGCGTCCCTTCTGCTTTGGCTTTGTCGAATGCTATTACAAACTTAGCAG CTTCTGCATTTGGAGAGCAAAAGAAATTGGAGCCAATGGCACCAGAAACAAAGGCGAGGTGGAAAAAGGAGATTGATTGGCTCTTATCTGTCACAGACcatattgttgaatttgttcCTTCTAAACAAAAGGCCAAAGATGGTAGCAACATGGAG ATCATGATAACAAGACAGAGAACTGACCTTCACATGAATATTCCTGCCTTGAAGAAGCTCGATGGCATGCTCCTT GATTGCCTGGACAACTTCAAGGACCAGAACGAGTTCTACTACGAGAAAGGGCCTAGCAACAACGAAAAATGGTGGATCCCGACGCCTAAGGTCCCTCCAAACGGTCTGTCTGAGGTCACACGAAAATGGCTGCAGTATCAGAAGGATTCTGTCAACCAAGTTCTCAAAGCAGCGATGGCCATAAACGCACAGGTTTTGACCGAGATGGAGATCCCCGAGAGCTACATAGAAGCTCTCCCTAAG AACGGGAGAGCGAGCCTGGGGGATGCAATGTATAAGAGCATCACAGACGAATTCTTTGACCCGGACGTGTTCCTCCAGTCGGTGGACCTGTCATCGGAGCACAAGATCCTCGACCTAAAGAACAAGATCGAGGCGTCGGTGGTGATCTGGGAGAGGAAGATGATTGCCAAGGACAGCAAGCCGGCTTGGGGGTCGGCCGTGAGCATGGAGAAGAGAGAGATCTTCGAAGATAGAGCAGAGACAATCCTGCTCATTCTCAAGCATAGATTCCCAGGAGTCCCTCAATCTGATCTAGACATAAACAAGATCCAATACAACAGAAACGTGGGGCACGCCATCCTCGAGAGCTACTCGAGAATCATCGAGAGCCTGGCCTTCACCGTGCTCTCGAGAATAGACCATGTCATGCTCATCGACTCCCAGGCTTCCGGGGACCAAGTGAAGAAGCCCTTCACCCCGCCCAAGTCGGACGCAGACAGTCCTACATCGAAGCCCACGCTGCTCGATTTCATGGACTGGGAGAACGGGGAGCCCGACCCCAACAAGGATGAACCTCctcctccgatcaagccaacCATCATTGCTACAAACAAGAGATTCCTAGAGAAGCTTGAGAACTTGAGTGGCCTAAAAAGTCCATCCTTGCGCCATTAG